The DNA segment AGTGAAATCGTTAAAGAGAAAGATTTGAAATGCCCTGATTGCAAGGGGCCTTTAAGCGAGGTTGAATTATTCAACTTAATGTTTAAAACGAATATAGGAGCCTATAAAGGAGATATAGGCTACGCTAGACCTGAAGCAGCTCAAGGAATGTTTGTAGAATTTAAGAGAGTCTTTAATATTATGAGGGAGCGTATTCCTTTAGGAATCGCTCAGATAGGTAAAACTCTGCGAAATGAAATATCCCCACGTAAAGGTGTCACCCGCCTCCGAGAGTTCACGATAATGGAAGTTGAAGTTATATTAGACCCGGATGAGATAAATAACTGCCCCGGTTTCGAGAAAAATAAAGACGTGGATATCCCGCTGCTAACAGCTTCTCTTCAACAAAAAGGTGAGCCACCTATAACTATCACAGTTGAGCGCGCTTTCGAAGAAGGGTTAATTGATAATAAATGGCTGGCTTATTTTCTAACGGTTTCTAAGAGTTTCGTTAAAACGCTGGGAGTGGCTGAAGAGAAGATTCGCTTCAGAGAGCAGCTACCACATGAGAAAGCACATTATTCGAAGCAGACTATAGATTTACAAGTTTATTTAGATGGGCAGGGTTGGACAGAGATAGCCGGTCATGCTTATAGAACAGACTGGGATTTAAGCCGTCACATCAAGTATAGTGGTGTAGATATGCGCGTCTTCAAGAAAGCGGACACCCCTGTAAACGTGAAGCAACTAGTATTGAAACCTAATAAAGCAGCTATAGGTCGTGATTTTCAAAAAGAAGCGGGTAGAATAATGGAAGAGTTAAGTAAACTAGACGCTTTTAAAGTTAAAACTGAGCTTACCAGCCAAGGTTTTATTGAAGTAGCTGGTAGAAAATTAACATCAAAGCATATTGAATTAGAGGAACGGGAGGAAGTGGTTAAAGGTAAAAAATTCATACCCCATGTTATAGAGCCTTCTTATGGAGCGGATCGACTAGTTTACACGGTTTTAGAACACGCTTACTCCGAGAGAGATGGACGTGTAGTCTTAAAACTACCGGTCAAACTAGCACCTATACAGGTGATGGTTTACCCTCTAGTAGAGCGCGACGGGCTGCCTGAAGTTTCTAATCAAGTTTACCGCGAGCTTCTTGAGAAAGGTTTCCGAGTTGAACACGATGTCTCCGGAAGTATCGGTAGACGCTACGCTAGAGCTGATGAGATCGGTGTTCCTTTAGGTGTCACCGTCGACTACCAGACTCTGGAGGATAAAACTGTAACTGTGCGTGATAGAGATAGCTGGCGTCAACGTCGAATATTTATAAGTGAATTAGCTAATATACTTAAACAATTCTTCGAAGGACGGACATCCTTCGAGCAAATAGGATATCCGGTTAACGCTAATATTGAATGAATTTGAAGGTGTTATTAAAGATGGAGAAACGTTTAAGGCTTAAACGAGACCCGAACGTTCAAAAAGGCTACGCAGCGATAAACCCGGATACTGCGAAGCTGCTCGACGTCTCGGATGGGAAAACCTTAGAGATCGTAGTGGCTAAAAAGAAGTTTCAGTTTAAAGTGAAAGTGGACTCAAAGATTGAGCAAGGCGTGCACCTTTCCAGTGAGGAAATGGTAGAGAAAGGTTTAATGGATAATACTATCGCCACTGTGAGGGAGGCTAAACTCTAACAGTTTCCCCAATAGACGGAGAATAAGCATTAACGCCTTTTATCTGGGAAAGCTTCTCCGATAGTTTAATCGTTTTATCCTCCTCTCCGTGAACGCATAAAATTGTATTCTTCTTCGTTAGCTGTGTGACAAAGTTTATTAAACCAGGCTGATCCGCATGCGCGCTGAAGTCTGCGAAGCAAACTTGCGCTTTCACCTCGATGAACTCATCCTGTGGGAGTTTAATCTGTCTGACTCCGTCTAAAATCATTCTACCTCTAGTCCCCTCCACTTGGTATCCTGTTATATAAATCATGTTATTCTCAGATTCCGCTAAATGTTTAAGATAATATGTTGACGGACCCCCCTCTAGCATACCTGAAGTGGTTATTATGATACTCGGCTCAGGCATCTGGCAAACAGCCTCCCTGTCTTTAACTAAATAAAATATATCAGAGTCAAGGGGGCTCTGCCGGGTATATCTTATTCTCTTCTGTATTTCAGGTTTAAGCCACTCCCAGAAAAGTTTGTAAAGCTCGTTTATTCTTATTATTAAACCGTCTATGAAAACAGGGGCTGTTGCTAATTCTCTGCTTCTCATATAATCATCTATCGTTATCATAACTTCTTGAGCTCTACCAACCGCGAAAACCGGGATTAACACTTTACCCTTATTTTTTATAGTTTTATTTATATCGTTTATGAACTGTCTCTCCGTTTTCTGGATAGAGGGGTGCTTATCTTCAGGGCCGCCGTAGGTGGATTCCATTATCACCACGTCGCCGCCTTCAGCTTGGAAATCAGCCATCTCCAAGGTTCTTGTATGCCTTGTGCTAATATCACCTGTATAGAAGATTGTTTTATCCCCTATGCTGAGCTTAACCATAGAGGAGCCTATTATATGACCTGCATTGTAGAATGTGACTGACACATCGTTTCTCAATTTATATCCTACTTTAAAATAAGCGTCAAAGGAGTTTTTTCTAATTAACATTACGTCATTCATATTATAAGGGGCTGTTTCACCTAATTCTTTCGCTATTTTCAAATTATCCGTCGCTAAAACTTCAGTAATATCTTGAGTTGGAGGGGTGCTAATCAGTTTACAGTTATACTTGCTTAGAACAACTGGAACGTAACCGGAGTGATCTAGATGTGCGTGAGTTAAAATTAAGTAGTCAGGTTTAACGGGCGGTTCAAGCGGGTATTTTCCATCCTCTGACTCACCTAAATTTACACCTGAATCTAGTAGAAAATTCCCTTTTTTAGAAGATACTAGAATCGACGACCGCCCTACCTGCTTAGCCCCGCCTAGGAAGGTTATCTCAACTTCTTCACTCAAAAATCCTCCGCCTCACTTAATGCTTTTTCTAACTTATAGGTTAAACAATATTTTAAACATGTTTAAAACAAGGGAATAAAATATATTAGCATAGGTTTCGTAACTATTTTAAAGATTTTCTTCTCATAGAGGAATATTATGTCGAGTGAAGAGCTTGTAACCGTTGAAGCTGATTTAAACCAGATATCTTCGACTTTAATAAAACTGCTAGGTTTAAAGAAAGTTGATGGATTAGCTGATTCCATAAAAGTATTCTCTGAGATAAAATATGAGAGAATAGTCATGGTTCTCTTAGATAACTTCGGGCTTTTCGAATGCGTCTACTATAAGCCTAAATTTATCATCGGGAATGTTAAAGCTGTGGTTTTATT comes from the Candidatus Odinarchaeum yellowstonii genome and includes:
- the glyS gene encoding glycine--tRNA ligase — encoded protein: MTLYDKVMELSKRRGFLWPSFEIYGGTSGFVTYGPYGAILKRNIENMWREFFIHKQDNFIEIETPIIMPSAVFEASGHLEHFTDPIIACLKCEKRYRADHLIEELTGVNVEGLSIRELSEIVKEKDLKCPDCKGPLSEVELFNLMFKTNIGAYKGDIGYARPEAAQGMFVEFKRVFNIMRERIPLGIAQIGKTLRNEISPRKGVTRLREFTIMEVEVILDPDEINNCPGFEKNKDVDIPLLTASLQQKGEPPITITVERAFEEGLIDNKWLAYFLTVSKSFVKTLGVAEEKIRFREQLPHEKAHYSKQTIDLQVYLDGQGWTEIAGHAYRTDWDLSRHIKYSGVDMRVFKKADTPVNVKQLVLKPNKAAIGRDFQKEAGRIMEELSKLDAFKVKTELTSQGFIEVAGRKLTSKHIELEEREEVVKGKKFIPHVIEPSYGADRLVYTVLEHAYSERDGRVVLKLPVKLAPIQVMVYPLVERDGLPEVSNQVYRELLEKGFRVEHDVSGSIGRRYARADEIGVPLGVTVDYQTLEDKTVTVRDRDSWRQRRIFISELANILKQFFEGRTSFEQIGYPVNANIE
- a CDS encoding MBL fold metallo-hydrolase — encoded protein: MSEEVEITFLGGAKQVGRSSILVSSKKGNFLLDSGVNLGESEDGKYPLEPPVKPDYLILTHAHLDHSGYVPVVLSKYNCKLISTPPTQDITEVLATDNLKIAKELGETAPYNMNDVMLIRKNSFDAYFKVGYKLRNDVSVTFYNAGHIIGSSMVKLSIGDKTIFYTGDISTRHTRTLEMADFQAEGGDVVIMESTYGGPEDKHPSIQKTERQFINDINKTIKNKGKVLIPVFAVGRAQEVMITIDDYMRSRELATAPVFIDGLIIRINELYKLFWEWLKPEIQKRIRYTRQSPLDSDIFYLVKDREAVCQMPEPSIIITTSGMLEGGPSTYYLKHLAESENNMIYITGYQVEGTRGRMILDGVRQIKLPQDEFIEVKAQVCFADFSAHADQPGLINFVTQLTKKNTILCVHGEEDKTIKLSEKLSQIKGVNAYSPSIGETVRV